Proteins co-encoded in one Zootoca vivipara chromosome 3, rZooViv1.1, whole genome shotgun sequence genomic window:
- the LATS1 gene encoding serine/threonine-protein kinase LATS1, translated as MKRSEKPEGYRQMRPKTFPASNYTGSSRQMLLEIRESLRNLPKPSEAAKVEQNVSKISADDPRQGRNPPKFVTYHKALQEIRNSLLPFANETSSSTRGTSEVNRQMLQDLQAAGFDEDMVVQALRQTNSRSIEAAIEFISKMSYQDSRREQMAAAAARPINAGTKPPGGVQQSVNRRQSWKGSKESLVPQRHGPALVDGLAFHSENPISQPDGGRPLSGSGITGFAQAHPCNGQRANPPPPPQVRSVTPPPPPPRGTTPPPRGTTPPPSSWETNSQTKRYSGSMEYMISRISPVPPGAWQDGYPPQPINPSSMNPPTQGQRSISSVPVGRQPIIMQSSVNNKFSFSSGRAGIQNGNCQTDYIVHQNIVPGNSANRQPPPPYPMAPTSQQSPTPLQMQAGGSAAPSYPNGNIPQSMMVPNRNSHNMELYNINVPGIPTSWPQSCSGHEIPTWQPNIPVRSNSFNNPLGNRQNHATNSQTSATTVTAVTPAPIQQPVKSMRVLKPELQTALAPTHPSWMSQPMQAVQPISFSEGPCTNMAVISPAPEAPTYQGPPPPYPKHLLHPNPPVTPYESVAKPGKEDQPSFPKEEESEKNENSEGMDREKKQITTSPVPVRKNKRDEERRESRIQSYSPQAFKFFMEQHVENILKSHQQRLHRKKQLENEMMRVGLSQEAQDQMRKMLCQKESNYIRLKRAKMDKSMFVKIKTLGIGAFGEVCLARKVDTNALYATKTLRKKDVLLRNQVAHVKAERDILAEADNEWVVRLYYSFQDKDNLYFVMDYIPGGDMMSLLIRMGVFPENMARFYIAELICAVESVHKMGFIHRDIKPDNILIDRDGHIKLTDFGLCTGFRWTHDSKYYQSGDHPRQDSMDFSNEWGDPASCRCGDRLKPLERRAARQHQRCLAHSLVGTPNYIAPEVLLRTGYTQLCDWWSVGVILFEMLVGQPPFLAQTPLETQMKVINWKTSLHIPLQAKLTPEASDLIIKLCRGPEDRLGKNGADEIKAHPFFKSIDFSSDLRQQPASYIPKITHPTDTSNFDPIDPDKLWSEDKEGNVNDTLNGWYKNGKHPEHAFYEFTFRRFFDDNGYPYSYPKPIEYEYSNCHRLESESDEDEERTRREAQNHDLVYI; from the exons ATGAAGAGAAGTGAGAAGCCAGAAGGATATAGACAAATGAGGCCTAAAACTTTTCCTGCCAGTAATTACACTGGTAGCAGCCGGCAAATGTTGCTAGAAATACGAGAAAGCCTTAGAAATTTGCCTAAGCCTTCTGAAGCTGCAAAAGTTGAGCAAAATGTGAGTAAAATATCAGCTGATGATCCCAGACAGGGTCGAAATCCCCCTAAATTTGTGACCTACCATAAAGCATTACAAGAAATTCGAAATTCTCTGCTTCCCTTTGCAAATGAAACAAGTTCTTCAACAAGAGGAACATCTGAAGTTAATCGACAGATGTTGCAAGATCTACAAGCTGCTGGATTTGATGAG GATATGGTTGTACAAGCTCTAAGACAAACCAACAGCCGCAGTATAGAAGCAGCAATTGAATTCATAAGTAAAATGAGCTACCAAGATTCTCGGCGAGAACaaatggcagcggcagcagctagACCTATTAACGCTGGCACAAAACCACCAG gggGAGTGCAGCAGTCAGTCAACCGCAGGCAGAGCTGGAAAGGTTCTAAAGAATCCTTGGTGCCTCAGAGACATGGTCCTGCATTGGTAGATGGCCTGGCATTTCATTCCGAGAATCCCATTTCTCAGCCTGATGGAGGAAGACCCTTGTCTGGCTCTGGAATAACAGGGTTTGCTCAGGCTCATCCTTGTAATGGACAAAGAGCAAATCCACCACCTCCACCTCAAGTAAGGAGTGtaacccctcctcctccacctcccaggGGAACAACTCCACCTCCCAGAGGAACAACTCCACCTCCTTCTTCCTGGGAAACAAATTCTCAGACAAAACGGTATTCTGGTAGCATGGAATATATGATCTCTCGCATTTCCCCAGTGCCACCAGGGGCATGGCAAGATGGCTATCCTCCGCAACCTATAAATCCATCATCCATGAATCCTCCCACACAGGGACAAAGAAGTATTAGTTCTGTTCCTGTTGGCAGGCAACCAATAATCATGCAAAGTTCAGTTAACAATAAATTTAGTTTTTCATCTGGAAGGGCTGGAATACAAAATGGCAATTGTCAGACTGATTATATTGTTCATCAAAATATTGTGCCTGGTAACTCAGCAAATCGTCAACCACCACCGCCTTACCCCATGGCTCCGACAAGCCAGCAAAGCCCCACACCTTTGCAAATGCAAGCAGGAGGCTCTGCAGCCCCATCATATCCTAATGGGAACATTCCTCAGTCTATGATGGTGCCAAACAGAAACAGCCACAATATGGAGCTGTACAATATAAATGTTCCTGGAATCCCAACATCCTGGCCCCAATCATGTTCTGGGCATGAAATTCCAACTTGGCAACCCAATATTCCAGTAAGGTCAAATTCTTTCAATAACCCTCTTGGAAACAGGCAAAATCATGCTACCAATTCACAGACTTCTGCCACCACAGTAACTGCTGTTACTCCAGCTCCTATACAGCAGCCAGTAAAAAGTATGCGTGTACTGAAACCAGAGCTGCAAACTGCCTTAGCTCCTACTCACCCTTCTTGGATGTCACAACCAATGCAGGCTGTCCAACCCATCTCCTTTTCTGAGGGACCATGTACAAATATGGCAGTCATATCACCTGCGCCAGAGGCTCCAACATATCAAGGTCCACCACCACCTTATCCAAAACATTTATTACACCCAAATCCACCTGTCACTCCTTACGAGTCTGTTGCAAAGCCTGGCAAAGAGGATCAGCCCAGTTtcccaaaggaagaagaaagtgaaAAGAATGAGAACAGTGAGGGAATGGATAGAGAAAAGAAGCAAATAACAACTTCACCAGTGCCTGTTAGGAAAAACAAGAGAGATGAAGAAAGAAGGGAGTCCCGCATTCAGAGCTATTCTCCTCAGGCTTTTAAGTTCTTTATGGAGCAGCATGTCGAAAACATACTGAAATCTCATCAGCAGCGACTCCATCGTAAGAAACAACTGGAAAATGAAATGATGCGG GTTGGGTTATCCCAAGAAGCCCAGGATCAAATGAGGAAAATGTTATGCCAAAAGGAATCTAACTACATCCGTCTGAAACGGGCAAAAATGGATAAATCAATGTTTGTTAAGATTAAGACCCTTGGAATTGGGGCATTTGGAGAGGTGTGCTTAGCAAGAAAGGTGGATACAAATGCCTTATATGCAACAAAAACTCTACGTAAAAAGGATGTGTTACTTCGGAATCAGGTTGCTCATGTTAAAGCTGAACGGGATATCCTTGCAGAAGCTGATAATGAGTGGGTAGTTCGTTTGTACTATTCATTCCAAGATAAAGACAATTTATACTTCGTAATGGACTATATTCCAGGAGGAGATATGATGAGTCTGTTAATTCGAATGGGGGTCTTCCCAGAAAATATGGCCCGGTTCTACATAGCAGAACTGATCTGCGCAGTTGAAAGTGTCCATAAGATGGGATTCATTCATAGGGACATAAAACCAGATAATATTCTGATTGATCGTGATGGCCACATCAAATTGACTGACTTTGGGCTTTGTACTGGCTTTCGGTGGACACATGATTCCAAATACTACCAGAGTG GTGACCACCCACGTCAGGACAGCATGGATTTCAGTAATGAATGGGGAGATCCGGCAAGCTGTAGATGTGGAGACAGGTTGAAGCCACTCGAACGTAGAGCAGCACGTCAGCACCAGCGCTGTCTGGCACACTCATTAGTTGGGACACCAAATTATATTGCACCTGAAGTATTGCTGCGGACAG GATATACGCAGCTGTGTGACTGGTGGAGTGTTGGGGTGATTCTCTTTGAAATGTTAGTTGGACAACCTCCCTTCCTGGCAcaaacaccattggaaacacaGATGAAG GTTATCAATTGGAAAACATCACTGCACATCCCACTGCAAGCAAAACTAACGCCAGAGGCATCTGACCTTATTATTAAGCTCTGCCGTGGGCCAGAAGACCGCCTAGGCAAGAATGGTGCAGATGAAATAAAAGcacatccattttttaaatctaTTGATTTTTCAAGTGATCTGCGGCAACAACCTGCTTCATACATCCCTAAAATTACGCATCCCACAGACACATCAAATTTTGATCCAATTGACCCAGATAAATTATGGAGTGAGGATAAGGAAGGGAATGTAAATGACACACTTAATGGGTGGTATAAAAATGGCAAACATCCTGAACATGCTTTTTATGAATTTACATTTCGAAGGTTTTTTGATGACAATGGTTACCCTTACAGCTATCCCAAGCCTATTGAATATGAATACAGTAATTGTCATAGATTGGAGTCAGAATCAGATGAAGATGAGGAGAGGACCAGAAGAGAGGCCCAAAATCATGATCTAGTTTATATTTAG